From one Geitlerinema sp. PCC 9228 genomic stretch:
- the aroA gene encoding 3-phosphoshikimate 1-carboxyvinyltransferase yields the protein MVQITEREQHVTLHRSASEDVALTGTIQIPGDKSISHRALMLGAIATGETTIRGLLLGEDPRSTAACFQACGANISPLNEDQVRIQGMGTGQLTEPEHVLNAGNSGTTMRLMLGILASQPEKFFTVTGDRSLRARPMDRVIKPLQSMGAQIWGRQGDRLAPLAIRGKRLQPIQYHSPVASAQVKSCILLAGLTAEGKTTVIEPAISRDHSERMLQAFGASLEVDPQQRSVTVTGPADLQGQTVVVPGDISSAAFWLIAGAIVPNSELVVKNVGVNPTRTGILDALQQMEADMQLENQRTVAGEPVADIRIRASQLQATQIAGDIVPRAIDEIPILAVAAVFAKGTTIIRDAAELRVKESDRLTAMAQQLNRMGAQVTELPDGLEITGGTPLQGTQLESYDDHRVAMSLAIAALNAAGTTTIGGARAASISYPHFLQTLQTIVAGGNSQS from the coding sequence ATGGTGCAAATTACCGAACGAGAGCAACACGTAACCCTTCACCGGTCAGCCAGCGAAGATGTTGCCCTAACCGGAACCATTCAAATTCCCGGAGATAAATCCATTTCCCACCGTGCCCTTATGCTAGGCGCGATCGCCACCGGCGAAACCACCATTCGCGGCTTATTACTAGGAGAAGACCCCCGCAGTACCGCTGCCTGCTTTCAAGCCTGCGGTGCCAATATTTCCCCCCTCAACGAAGACCAAGTACGCATCCAGGGGATGGGAACCGGTCAACTCACCGAACCCGAACATGTCCTCAACGCCGGCAACTCCGGTACCACCATGCGGTTGATGCTGGGAATTTTAGCCAGCCAGCCAGAGAAATTCTTCACCGTCACCGGAGATCGATCCTTGCGCGCGCGCCCCATGGACCGAGTTATCAAGCCCTTACAAAGCATGGGTGCCCAAATTTGGGGTCGTCAGGGCGATCGCTTGGCCCCCCTCGCCATCCGAGGAAAACGCCTGCAACCCATCCAATACCATTCCCCCGTAGCCTCTGCCCAAGTCAAATCCTGCATTCTCCTAGCAGGATTAACCGCCGAAGGCAAAACCACCGTCATCGAACCCGCCATTTCCCGCGACCACAGCGAACGCATGCTGCAAGCCTTTGGTGCCTCCCTTGAAGTAGACCCCCAGCAACGTAGCGTCACAGTAACCGGACCCGCAGACCTGCAAGGGCAAACCGTGGTAGTTCCCGGCGATATCAGTTCCGCAGCATTTTGGTTGATAGCTGGTGCCATCGTTCCCAACTCGGAGTTGGTCGTAAAAAATGTGGGGGTCAATCCCACCCGTACCGGAATTTTGGATGCCTTGCAACAAATGGAAGCGGATATGCAGTTGGAAAACCAGCGTACCGTCGCCGGAGAACCCGTAGCCGATATTCGCATTCGCGCCAGCCAGTTGCAAGCTACCCAAATCGCCGGCGATATTGTTCCCAGAGCCATTGACGAAATTCCCATTTTAGCCGTAGCGGCGGTCTTTGCGAAGGGAACCACCATCATTCGCGATGCGGCGGAGTTGCGGGTTAAAGAAAGCGATCGCTTGACGGCTATGGCGCAACAACTCAACCGCATGGGTGCCCAAGTCACCGAACTGCCAGATGGTTTAGAAATCACCGGCGGAACGCCTTTGCAGGGAACCCAACTAGAAAGCTACGACGACCATCGGGTAGCCATGAGTTTGGCGATCGCAGCTCTCAACGCCGCCGGAACCACCACCATCGGCGGTGCCAGGGCAGCCTCCATTTCCTATCCCCATTTCCTACAAACATTGCAAACCATTGTTGCCGGAGGAAACAGCCAATCTTGA
- the moeB gene encoding molybdopterin-synthase adenylyltransferase MoeB: protein MLNPNLDEIQLTREEYERYSRHLILPEVGVEGQKRLKAASVLCIGTGGLGSPLLLYLAAAGVGRIGIVDFDVVDRSNLQRQVIHGSHWVGKPKTQSAKERIWDINPACHVDVHETRLSSENALDILEPYDVVVDGTDNFPTRYLVNDACVLLNKPNVYGSIFRFEGQATVFNYEGGPNYRDLYPEPPPPGMVPSCAEGGVLGILPGLIGTIQATETVKIILGKGTTLNGRLLLYDSLHMSFRELKLRPNPERPVIDKLIDYEQFCGIPQARAEEERQQQDISEIDVHELKEILDSDRDDYVLIDVRNPNEYEIANIPKAQLVPLPEIESGEGVEKVKELIDGNGQGNKQLIAHCKMGGRSAWALQLLKEKAGIEGNNVKGGITAWSREIDPSIPEY from the coding sequence ATGCTCAATCCCAATCTCGACGAGATTCAACTGACGCGAGAAGAATACGAAAGATATTCCCGCCACCTCATCCTGCCAGAGGTAGGTGTGGAAGGACAAAAACGCCTGAAAGCCGCTAGCGTCTTGTGTATCGGTACGGGTGGTTTGGGGTCTCCCTTGCTGCTGTACCTGGCGGCAGCCGGTGTGGGACGCATCGGCATTGTGGATTTTGACGTAGTAGACCGTTCCAACCTGCAGCGACAGGTCATCCACGGCAGCCACTGGGTAGGCAAACCCAAAACGCAATCGGCAAAAGAACGCATTTGGGATATCAACCCTGCCTGCCACGTGGATGTACACGAAACCCGCCTCAGTTCGGAAAACGCCCTGGACATTCTCGAACCCTACGATGTGGTAGTAGACGGTACGGACAATTTCCCCACGCGGTATTTGGTGAACGATGCCTGCGTTCTGTTAAACAAACCCAACGTCTACGGTTCGATTTTCCGTTTTGAAGGGCAAGCTACGGTCTTCAACTACGAAGGCGGACCCAACTACCGCGATTTGTATCCCGAACCCCCGCCGCCGGGAATGGTGCCCTCCTGTGCGGAAGGTGGCGTTTTGGGCATTTTACCGGGATTGATTGGTACCATTCAGGCTACTGAAACGGTGAAAATTATTCTCGGCAAGGGAACAACGCTCAACGGTCGTTTGTTGCTGTACGATTCCCTACATATGAGTTTCCGGGAACTGAAGCTGCGACCCAATCCCGAACGTCCGGTTATTGACAAGCTGATCGATTACGAACAGTTCTGCGGCATTCCCCAAGCCAGGGCGGAGGAGGAACGCCAGCAGCAGGACATTTCGGAAATCGACGTGCACGAACTCAAGGAAATTTTGGATAGCGATCGCGATGACTACGTGTTGATCGACGTTCGCAATCCCAACGAGTACGAAATTGCCAACATTCCCAAAGCCCAATTGGTCCCTTTGCCGGAGATTGAAAGCGGTGAAGGAGTTGAAAAGGTCAAAGAACTCATTGATGGCAACGGGCAAGGGAACAAGCAATTGATTGCCCACTGCAAGATGGGAGGACGTTCCGCCTGGGCGTTGCAGCTTTTGAAGGAAAAAGCTGGCATTGAAGGGAACAACGTAAAGGGCGGTATTACTGCCTGGAGTCGAGAAATCGATCCTTCAATTCCGGAATATTAA
- a CDS encoding DUF938 domain-containing protein: MNDAKRSAPATQRNREPILRVLQRVLPAEGTVLEVGSGTGEHAIFLAPRLQPRQWQPSDIDPELLASIAAWMEEYPCKNLHPPLALDIRDATWSVERGEGKALQVAPITAIASINTIHIAPWSATEGLMAGAGRILPPGGILYLYGPFQRHGGHTAPSNESFHASLQFQNPEWGIRHLEDVIEVANGNQLEFLETVEMPANNFSVVFQKKYT, from the coding sequence ATGAACGACGCCAAACGTTCTGCCCCTGCAACCCAACGCAACCGAGAACCGATTCTGCGAGTTTTGCAACGTGTTTTGCCTGCTGAAGGAACAGTTTTGGAAGTAGGCAGCGGTACGGGAGAACACGCCATTTTTCTAGCCCCGCGACTGCAACCCAGACAGTGGCAACCCAGCGATATTGACCCGGAATTGCTGGCAAGTATTGCTGCCTGGATGGAAGAATATCCTTGCAAGAACCTCCATCCGCCTCTAGCGTTGGATATACGCGATGCCACCTGGAGCGTGGAACGGGGGGAAGGCAAGGCATTGCAGGTGGCACCCATTACCGCCATTGCCAGTATCAACACCATTCACATTGCCCCTTGGTCGGCAACAGAAGGGTTGATGGCGGGTGCCGGTCGCATTTTACCCCCGGGGGGGATTTTGTACCTGTACGGACCTTTCCAACGCCACGGCGGTCACACAGCCCCCAGCAACGAGAGTTTTCATGCTTCCCTACAATTTCAAAATCCCGAGTGGGGAATACGCCATTTAGAAGATGTTATCGAGGTGGCAAACGGAAACCAACTTGAGTTTCTAGAAACAGTGGAGATGCCTGCCAACAATTTCTCGGTGGTTTTTCAAAAAAAATATACGTAG
- a CDS encoding M67 family metallopeptidase, whose protein sequence is MTLQTPAKHLEAIRQHGETTYPYECCGLLLGTRQDNGEILQETFPVENVWGETATDVFEADANATKERQYTIDPKIMVQVQKDARDRGWQIIGIYHSHPNHPAVPSEFDRKYAWPEFSYIIVSIRQGKATDLFSWRLDPQHQFQREEIEILS, encoded by the coding sequence TTGACCTTACAAACCCCCGCCAAACATCTGGAAGCCATTCGCCAGCATGGAGAAACCACCTATCCCTACGAATGTTGTGGTTTGCTGTTGGGAACCCGGCAAGACAACGGCGAAATTCTGCAAGAAACTTTCCCCGTAGAAAATGTATGGGGAGAAACAGCAACGGATGTATTTGAAGCCGATGCCAATGCCACCAAAGAACGCCAATACACCATCGACCCCAAAATCATGGTACAAGTCCAAAAAGACGCCCGCGATCGCGGTTGGCAAATCATTGGCATTTACCACTCCCACCCCAACCATCCCGCCGTTCCTTCAGAATTTGACCGCAAATATGCCTGGCCGGAATTTTCCTACATTATTGTTTCCATTCGCCAAGGAAAAGCCACGGATTTGTTTAGCTGGCGCTTGGATCCGCAGCATCAATTTCAGCGTGAAGAAATTGAAATTTTGTCTTAA
- a CDS encoding DUF554 domain-containing protein — MLAIGEFWAKTSGTWMNIATVAVGTGLGLLVRQRLSMSMQKIITQGIGLTTLPIGLTMADDLTKVEVGPINGVVLGLLAMVVGGILGEWWEIEERLAAMGNWLKVRFRGQGKFAEGFVAASLIFCVGPLALIGSLKNGLEGDDTLLTVKATLDGITSVALTSSYGIGVGFSILTILLYQGGVSLVAGVFADTLVDPNNNPYVLMVTGVGGLSILAIGINLLDLGKIRVASFLPSLLLAPIFLALSARWFS, encoded by the coding sequence ATGCTTGCAATTGGCGAATTTTGGGCAAAAACCAGCGGTACCTGGATGAATATCGCTACCGTGGCGGTGGGAACTGGCTTGGGGTTGTTGGTACGTCAGCGGTTAAGCATGAGCATGCAGAAAATTATCACCCAGGGCATCGGCTTGACTACGTTACCCATTGGCTTGACTATGGCAGACGATTTGACCAAGGTCGAGGTAGGACCAATCAATGGCGTGGTTTTGGGATTGCTGGCGATGGTGGTGGGGGGGATTTTGGGAGAATGGTGGGAAATCGAAGAACGGTTGGCTGCTATGGGCAACTGGTTGAAAGTTCGTTTTCGCGGGCAAGGGAAATTTGCAGAAGGTTTTGTGGCGGCGAGTTTGATTTTCTGCGTCGGTCCGCTGGCTCTCATTGGCAGCCTCAAAAATGGATTGGAAGGAGATGATACCCTGCTGACGGTGAAAGCCACCCTCGATGGCATTACCTCGGTAGCCCTGACCAGCAGTTACGGAATTGGCGTTGGTTTTTCCATTTTGACGATTTTGCTCTATCAAGGCGGGGTTTCTCTGGTGGCGGGTGTGTTTGCCGATACCTTGGTTGACCCCAATAACAATCCGTACGTTCTTATGGTGACGGGGGTGGGTGGTTTGAGTATTTTGGCGATTGGTATCAATTTGTTGGATTTGGGGAAAATTCGGGTGGCGTCGTTTTTGCCGTCTCTGTTGCTGGCACCGATATTTTTGGCGTTGAGCGCGCGCTGGTTTTCTTGA